From the genome of Pukyongia salina, one region includes:
- a CDS encoding GTP-binding protein, whose product MSLTNEVVLRPRFKIELERTNKDALAAFDTVKNTSLEVVITRVDDHVFLKIPKEKQHFWSPQLDLEIVSFEEGRSQLHGVFGPKPAVWTMFMFLHFVVATLFLGFGIWAYTRASLDEPYAVQLLLMGLMVIAWFALYFAGRMGKTAGRNEMHVLYNFMKETLDL is encoded by the coding sequence ATGTCGTTAACTAATGAAGTGGTGTTGCGGCCCCGTTTTAAAATAGAGCTAGAACGCACTAATAAAGATGCTTTGGCTGCTTTCGACACTGTTAAGAATACTTCACTAGAGGTTGTGATCACCCGAGTTGATGATCATGTATTTCTGAAGATACCGAAGGAGAAACAACACTTTTGGTCGCCACAACTAGACCTGGAGATCGTATCATTTGAAGAAGGCAGATCACAATTACACGGAGTATTTGGCCCTAAACCTGCGGTGTGGACCATGTTTATGTTTCTCCATTTTGTGGTAGCAACCCTATTTCTGGGATTTGGTATATGGGCATACACCAGGGCTTCTCTCGATGAACCCTATGCAGTACAGTTGTTGCTTATGGGACTAATGGTAATTGCCTGGTTCGCCTTGTATTTCGCCGGAAGGATGGGCAAAACTGCAGGTAGGAACGAGATGCATGTTTTGTATAATTTTATGAAAGAGACCCTGGATTTATGA
- the der gene encoding ribosome biogenesis GTPase Der, which yields MSIVAIVGRPNVGKSTFFNRLIQRREAIVDAISGVTRDRHYGKSDWNGKEFSLIDTGGYVVGSDDIFEAEIDKQVELAIDEADAIIFMVDVESGVTGMDEEVAQLLRKSKKPVFLAVNKVDSANRLHDAVEFYSLGFEKYYPISGINGSGSGDLLDDLVKVLPETETRDDDELPRFAVVGRPNAGKSSFINALIGEERFVVTDIAGTTRDSIDTKYNRFGFEFNLVDTAGIRKKSKVKEDLEFYSVMRSVRAIEHCDVIMLVFDATRGFDGQVQNIFWLAERNNKGIVILVNKWDLVEGKDNRTTKDFEAYIRKQCEPFTDVPIVFISALTKQRIFKAIETAVEVFKNRSRRIKTSQLNDIMLPIIQTTPPPALKGKYVKIKFCTQLPTPHPCFAFFANLPQYVKEPYKRFLENKLREHFDFTGVPVTIYIRKK from the coding sequence ATGAGTATTGTAGCCATTGTTGGCCGGCCCAATGTAGGTAAATCGACCTTCTTTAACAGGTTGATACAACGCCGTGAAGCTATCGTGGATGCGATCAGCGGTGTTACGCGTGACCGTCATTATGGGAAGAGTGACTGGAACGGGAAGGAGTTTTCCTTAATAGACACCGGAGGTTATGTTGTGGGGAGTGATGATATATTTGAAGCCGAGATCGATAAGCAGGTGGAATTGGCCATAGACGAGGCCGATGCCATTATATTCATGGTAGATGTGGAAAGTGGTGTTACCGGGATGGATGAAGAAGTAGCTCAATTGCTTCGGAAAAGCAAGAAACCCGTTTTCCTTGCGGTTAACAAAGTGGATAGCGCAAACAGGTTACACGATGCGGTAGAATTCTATTCTCTGGGTTTTGAAAAGTACTATCCTATTTCCGGGATCAACGGTAGCGGAAGTGGAGATCTGCTGGATGATCTGGTAAAGGTTTTACCCGAAACCGAGACCCGCGATGATGACGAACTACCAAGATTTGCCGTAGTGGGGAGACCCAACGCGGGAAAATCGTCTTTCATCAATGCCCTGATAGGTGAAGAAAGATTTGTTGTAACGGATATTGCCGGAACTACCCGCGATAGTATAGATACAAAATACAATAGGTTTGGATTTGAATTCAACCTGGTAGATACAGCGGGGATACGAAAGAAAAGTAAAGTAAAGGAAGACCTCGAATTCTACTCTGTAATGAGGTCTGTACGCGCTATTGAACATTGCGATGTGATCATGCTTGTGTTCGATGCTACCAGAGGCTTCGACGGGCAGGTGCAAAATATATTCTGGCTTGCAGAGCGCAATAACAAGGGAATTGTGATCCTGGTGAACAAGTGGGATCTCGTGGAAGGAAAAGACAATCGAACTACCAAAGATTTCGAAGCTTATATTCGCAAACAATGCGAACCTTTTACAGATGTTCCTATCGTTTTTATTTCGGCATTGACTAAACAACGGATCTTTAAGGCCATCGAGACTGCGGTTGAGGTATTCAAAAACAGGAGTAGGAGAATAAAAACCTCCCAGTTGAACGATATCATGTTACCAATTATACAAACAACACCTCCTCCGGCTCTTAAAGGAAAATACGTAAAGATCAAATTCTGTACGCAATTACCAACGCCACACCCGTGCTTTGCATTCTTTGCGAATCTTCCACAATATGTAAAGGAACCTTATAAAAGATTTCTGGAAAATAAACTTAGGGAGCATTTCGATTTTACCGGAGTGCCCGTTACTATCTACATTAGGAAGAAGTAA